The window TAACAACCCACATTCATAGATATTCACAATTGTCATCATGACCCATATATGCactcatttttaattttcatccatattcttatcaattaaaatattagacCTATCAATAGCAATTCTTAGCAATGATTTGAAATTGATTAGTCCTACCCTGTTTAATCCACCCAACCCCatatatttttcagtgttttaatcataaatagagttatagaactcggttttaagtttggttttatCTATTTGGAAagctaaaacataaaattaaaactttgatgCAAGAAACAAAACCTAATTTTGCCATCCACACACCCAAAACAACTTATTATTGTAGCACATGCAATCTATTTAGCAAGATTCAGTTTgactttctttctattttttatccatatctagagttttataactccaaattAAATAAAGTCGGTTACGTTTGAAAGTTAATATCCTTAGCTTcaactttcataaaaaaacatatttcaaatTCCTTCATTTACTAATTTTAATTTCAGCTAAGAGTCGAGTGATAAAACTGTCTAGATTTTCAGTTTGCATGTTTGATTCATAACCATGTATTTTCATGCATTTCTTCACCATTCAAGACAATCATTTCCATTCAATACATATTTTAGCATCATTTACACAAGTCTTTCAATAACCAACATAATTATACAATACAAATCATTCATCTATAACTAGACAAGTTTGCTTAAACTTTTCCAAACACATTATCAATGCACCATTACATGTTTAACACATACAATTACACAACACAATCATTTATAACATCAATCCTTCTTAATTTCAAACTCCAAAGTATTCCATCATTGATCCATGTTCAAACAAGTTTacttaattaaacctttttCAAACACATTATCAATACATCATTACATGTTAAACACACACAATTATACGACACAATCATTCCCCTAATTTTTTGTATCTTGGCCATAATCTTCCCACTAAAGGAGggtatatttttctttcattttttttctcaattcacATTAGACCTATTTGTTATTCATGTCTAAGAACATGCTTTTAAACCAAAATTATCATTACAGCAACTCAAtcctataaaattaaacattccATAATAATTCTTTCagcattttaaaattcaattcatgccaaaaccaaaatcaaacataAGAAAGATGATTCTTATCTTTTAATCACAAGGTATTCTAAGAAATTTGCAAAGGAAATCAAGTTTTCCTTTACCTTCTCTTCCTCATCTTTCTAACTTCtactttccttctttcttcaagcttaaaaaccttattttatcttaattatctCTTTAAACTCATTAAAACTCTTTTTAAGGCATTCATTCTCTTAATTTCACAATTTTCTCTCATGAATTTAATGGAAAAAGCATGAAAACCCTAACCCTCAATTTCtttgctcttccttattttgtAGTAGCTCATACCATCtttaaagagaagaagaagttggATTTTATTTCTAAATGATTGTTTTACCCTTCACTTACCCCTATTTTTTTCTACCCAACTGTCCATATTCTTTCAATGCCTTCATGAACCTTGATTTCTCCAACATTTTaacttgagataaaaaaatgtcAAGTTACTCCATGTAAAATTTCAACCCGATTCGATAAAGTGAAGGtttcatcaaaatcaatttaacaaacatCATCTAAGTATTCAGGAATATCAACAACCAACTTAAAAAAAGTGTGTCTTATGGACATCATTTACTAGACTAAATGAAGGTTTCATACCTTCCAAGCTCATAATAGTTATTGCCCTTCTTCcttcaaaaattcaatcttttgcTCAATGTTCAACTTATTCTTTTAGCTCTTAGATGCCAAGAAATAAACTTATTTACTCATGAACTCAAAGAATaagttttttccttgttttctttcatttctttggtttttcaggggatatttatgatgttttgctaggttttttttttatcaaggtttgaTCATGATTGATCAATGCTTCACCCTCTGGTCCAAATAAGAGGGTTTTGGGTATGTTTTAACAACTAAAAGCTCTAAACCTTACTAGTTTTGCAATGGTGGTTTTGTAGCAAACTTGGTTTCTGAGATTTTGATGGTTTTGCTAAACTTGAAGACCAAAGAGCTATTTTTAGCCTTTGATATTGCAAGAAACATGTTCAACCATTGATAAGATTTCATTAAGAATGTTTGAAGTGtgaacatatgaaaaaaataagtggtTTTAGAAAATAGATGTCATAGTCAAGACTGACTAAGTTGACCACTTTCGAGAATTCGTCGAAGCAACTCCGATGTAAGCATCATTGGAGACTACTTAAAGATGGTAGAAGAGGTGCACACCTTTTGTTTTGATCCAAGCTTACTTGATTTGGAGGTTTGTAACTTCATATGTGGTTGagtgaaaaaactgaaaaaccgattaaactgagacaataaaaaaaataaccaaaaaaaccgaaccatgaaaaaaaaccgattagaaaattttaaaaaatattcggttcggtttggttttgatttcataaacctaaaaccgaaaaaccaaattgaataaaaaaaaaactgaaccaaaccaaaaccaaacccattagaaagtaaaaaaaaaccaaaaaaacaatatagtttttgatttctaatataaaataaccaaaccaaatcgAATATAATAGAACCAAAACAGGTCAGTTTGAACcgatttcaatttgtttttttgaattttacaaaatttcagtttgattgtttttataggtaaaaaccgaaccgaaccgaaaataatcacccctaacttcatattaatttgtttaaagatGCCAACTCAATTAGTTTAAAATCCCCTAAAGTAAAAGAAGAATAGTAGGTAGACGACATGTCGTCTACCTCCTATTTCAAACGGTGCGTTTTGAACATGAACCGGATGAATTGTTATTTAGCTTAGCCACCGAGAAATTAAGGCTAAtaaacttttaagtttttttaatttgactccTGATTAAACCAATGTCAATACCTGATGTCTCATGCTTTTTACAAATTGATCCTTAAATTTAAATctcttcaatcaagtctctaattgcccatcaaactccaatatttatacaattaagtcgctaattttatcaaattaacttttcaaaaattcaatttaacctttagactttaatttcttctagttaaagcccaaattgaactcaaaaataatttttttttgcaattgagccctcaataaatttaattaaaccctgaaaaatttcaattgagtccttaaacatccAGTTTTTGAATTTAccttttgaaattcaattttctctTATCATCAGGGCCCTCATCAATCAAGATTagataattagttttttcaactttgtatattttgatcctCCCCAACTAGTCTTTAACAATTTTCTAAGCGCTTTTCATGTTCTCtccacttatatatatatatccatctttttaaaaaagaaatttattttttttctgattttttgggttgtttttcctcttttttttttttgtatatttacatGGAGGTTCTAGAATGAATTACAACAAATTTTTTGATGGTATCAATAATGTTGTAATTGGAggagtttttttcattttttttttctctttctctcgtTTCTCATGTGCATTGTGTTTCATAGTCATGACATGCACAAGctataccatttttttttttaactatactatttcatctatatttaaaataaaaaggtgctaacaaaaaaaagaaaaaaaaaaccccatatTAAAGATGGTAGAAGGAAGGCGTATACGGGAAGAACATGAAAAGCAAAAAAGTTTTCATGTACATCTAGCAATGCACacattaatatattagatttttaCTGTGATTGGTTTCTTGGTTCTTGTAATTAGAATACGTTAGCCGTCGACATCACTAGCAGGGACCAACCACACACACAAAAGACCACTATAAATCTTGACAAACGTTCAAGACAGTGAAAAGACTACTATAAATTTTGGACCAACAGTAGACACACAAAAGACCACTATAAATCTCGACAAACGTTTAGGACAGTGAAAAGTCACTTGCAAGAGAGAAAAACGTATCTTGTGGTCCAACAAAATACTATATTTAGGCTAATTTTagttgataaattaaattacgtGGCCCGAGCGAGTTGTTGTCGAATCAGATCGGCAGTGACGGACGCCGCGTCCAAAGTACCCCTTCAGTCGACAGAAAGATCAAAGATGGGATGATCACTTGCACCTCTTAATTCTCTTTTGGTTAGTGCTaatcggaaaaaaaaattaacgctTTCTTATTAAGAAATCTTGGTTAAATGTTTTGAGTAATTAGCAGCCATTTATTTACAGATTTGGCAAGCAATCTTTTCTCACCTCAGTTTGTTTTTTGCAGCACAACTTGTCGACAGTGCAGGAATGTTACAAACAGATGGGGTGTTCTTggaaatttcagaattttgtCATGCTCACAGATCATCACACCGTAGGTTTTCTCCCTTCTGAATTTTCCCTCCTTGCAAACGACGAATCATACTATCTCAGGTATTGAGcattttaaactatatatatatatatatatatatatatatatatatatatatatatatatatatatatatatatatatatagagagagagagagagagagagagagagagagagagagagagagagagagagacaaacacacacacacacacactaaaaataatgtgtttttttttttaaatctcagtTTGAATCATAAAgccaaacaaatttaaattttctaacttgcggagttgattattttttgtggtaaatataaatatacatgcatGATATATTATGTTATGGGGAATCCCATATTCTCTGAGGCATAACATAACATtcctttaaaattaagaaaacatatcatcagaaaaaaacattaaaactttttatttttttaaaaaaactcaccaGCTAATAGCTTTATTTCTAGCAATGATAatacaaatgttttaaaaaattatgattcttaaatatagtaaaaatgaTGTTATTAAAAAGCAACCACATTCTAAGGAATCATGATATTGGGACATCTAAGATTTATTATAGGGGTACCAAATACCTCTCTAGCATGACGCCAAATGATCTTACAAGTTAAGAACTAAACGGCCAAAACTCTCTGGAGCAGCACAAGCACATCACGAGGGAGGTCTCCCCATTAGCGTAGCGGAAAACTAGTATAATTAGACtaaaaatttttttggaaacgcggtgcaaactgtatttttaaataatttaattaatttttactaaaatttaatatgatttgtatattttggattgttttgatgtgctgatatcaaaaataatttttaaaaaataaaaaaaaatcattggcatgcatttcggcacgaaaagttatttaaaaaacaaccgctaccacatTACCAAACATACTCTAAATGCGCAACCACTTATCACACTTATACTATATGCATGATTTATTGGTTGCGCAAGGTGCATTTAACATTAGCATAATCTTTTGGTTAATTAGTTTTGCagttccctttcttttcttctttccctacttctttttttctatcttccactgCTTCTCCACCCTCCAGCACCGCTCTCAACTCAAGCAACCTCATCTTAGCTtttaacaccaaaaaatatcatCTCTCTCTCATCTCTGCGACAAACATgacctttctctcttttttcaactGTCGCTTCTTTCTCTAGCCATCAACCCGTGACAACAAAGGTTGATCCCAACCTTTATTACCACTAATGCCACCACCATACATTAGCTCCCCATTTAACCTATTTGACGTATATTCACATTCCTCtctattaatttgttattttactttgttaatttgtgaatttttaggaattttttttaaggtttaggttaaggtttttattgatttttcctAATTGAAGATTAATTAGATATGAAATTAGTTAAGCAAGTGtgcatattgttttatttactaagaaaaatcaatgaattatgTTATGTTGATTCTGTTAGTGTTAGGGTTaagtttatgttttatttttaattttggatttttttaacgTAACTtgaataatttgatatattgaCAAATTAACATTGtgttttattgtgatttttcacAGAACATGTCTTCTATAGTggtaattttatgttattatagTGGTAAAAGTGATAATGATATCATTTATCATGGATAAAGTATCGAGTTATGTAGCTTGAGGTTAAATAGTTCATTTGACGAATTAAAGAACTAAGTATGTCGAGGAATGGGTGAAATTTAGCCGAATTTGATGTTGATGTTACTTAGAAGATGTTGAGTGGGGTGCATCTGAATTATTATATCGATGTGCCCATTACTAGAGATATGAGTTTTAATACAATGGTTATGTTATTTACCGCAAACAGGTTGGTTGTAAATATTAGAGTTCTACTTGAGTAAAAAACCTAAAGTAGGAAACTCTTCGAGTTTGGAGTTGACTCGAGTCCCAAGTTACAGTCAAAGGACCACAAAATCATCACAAGTAGCATGTCTATCTAGGACAGTTGGTGATGCATTAAACCTAACATCGGTTCAAGAAATGGTTTATATGTAACCTTAGTTGGGTATGATAAAAACTCTACATTGTTATGATGAATCTAAACCAAGTGATGAGGAAGATAATTGTTATGCAGATGATATAGTTGAGGAAGATGAGCAATGTGAGCCAATGATCCAAACAATGAGACCCCTTGTTCTTGAAGTTGAAGATGCTGGTGGGTTTGCTTATATGATGAGCTTTGATTCGTAGGAATTCAGTCTTAAATATTGAGTTAGAGGTTGGATAAATATTCTGAACCAAGGTTGATTTGATAAAGACAGTTAATCGGTGACATGTAAAAAATTCTCTTCAATACAAAGCGCAATGTTCAACCACAACTTATGTGCAATTACAGTGTAAACATGAACCATTATGTTAATGGTATTTACGTAAAGGATATCACATAAATTCTAATTCATTGAGATTTCACAACTGAATGAGCTTCACACATGTCATAATCCTATGGTTATGCAAGCCCACCATCACATGTCACAATGCATGTCAAATGGGAAACAAATCGATggatatttattatttctacatgtataatttgatattatattctattaaatatagttaatttaaatatttactaatttttttattgtaaatatataGTTATGTTCATGAGAGCATCTTCACATTGGTCATACTGATGTTTGGAGAAATCATATGCTCAACACTGTTACGGGAAGAGGATTTTCAATTAGAGTTTAGTGATAATAATTATGAACAcattgttaaatttaaaatttctataaaaaaattgtctaaCTTAATTGTCATGAACATGTTAGTTGGGTTCGAGAAAGGTCTAAGCATTATACATAAAATCCTACCCATGTTCACGAGTTCTATCGGGGCGAGTTGGATTCACATGAGGCTTACAAGGCATGCGTGAATtgaattattcatttttttaactttattttgttgtgtgaatgttataaatatatatgttttgtggTTTCATAGGTGATGTGAACACCGTATATTGTTGATTTGATTGGAAGCGTATCTCCATTTTGCATGAAAGGAAGTAATTTATGGCTAGTAATGGTTCATATGCATTGTTTTGCCATAGTTAAGGTGTATTGCCCTGATCATGAAATGCATCAGTTTGGATTGCATCAACACATACATGTTGATGTTGACACACTTGATAACATGTATGATATTAATAATCGAGGAAAAGAGGAAGACGATTGGTTGGTGGTTCATGCACAATATGTCAATTTGTGGCATGCGTGGAGAGATCACGTATCTACATCATTGTATCCGTCTATTGATTTAGATCTCTACATGAACATAACAAAGCGATTCATAACACTACCATGTGTTACGAGATGTCCACGTGACACTTTGCGTCAGCCGACATGTAATCCATATAATTATGAGCCTCGTGCACTAAGATACAATATATTGTTATGTATGgaatagtttttttaacatgtaataaaattcttatttatatattaaaaaaagataatataatctTTTTCACAATCCTATTAAGTGAATTTTTAATACAAGAGGGTCGAAGAGCTGTAGCCATAGTTCGTGATGCTACTAACGATGTTGTGCGCGGTGCTTTCAATACTTGGTTCTCATTGTGCCATTCTTCACTTGACGAGGTTGGGAAGGCTGAGCATTTGGACAGTGCAATAGAGAAGGATGACTATGTTTATCATGTGCATCGACGACGTACCCATGGTTCCGACGGTCCAGGTCCATTAACATGTTAATTTGTTAGATGTTTAACtaagtaatttaattaaattgttattgacttgatatttgttattgtaatgaattattttggtattgtaatttatttttataattataaatttacctACAATGTAAATTAGTTAATTATGTTAGTTGTTGGATATTGTTGATGTGATTTTGTGAAATGTTTGCTTGATATATCGTTGCTGTTTTTATGACTATGTTGCTGGGCAAGAAGCGAAAATAACCGAAATTAAgggaaaataagattttaatagGTTGCTTATTTACTACATGCACGGCTGGTGGTAGAACATATAGTATCAGTGCAACCTATAAAGTGCACATATACTGAATGTGAATCCACTAATTGTGTGTTAttgtgaaaattattttcccAAACGTTCTAGTTTGGAAAATAAGTTTTGCCGCTCAGCTAACGTGGGAAAAAACTCCATCAGGAGGTGCACAAGTCGGAAGTCGGGAGTGGCGGAGATACTTCAAGATAAGGCCGCCGACCAAACCTCTCTGGGCAAATTCACAGGCAGCCAGGAAGGAAACAGAGAAGCCATTTTAAGGTGGTCGCTAAGGTAGCATGGGTAAGCAACTACAAGAGGACGCCAAAGGGCCAAAACAGGAGAGGAGCGATTCAACACATTGAACAGATCCTGTGTCACTGTCTTTCCGTACACTTCATATCATCGTATTTTTAGGTACTCCTTAGcgtataaatataaattataaaaaccacACATGgaaaaaatgtaattataataataaataacacaaCCCCgtttttccctttctctttccctttctcttttagCTTTTCCTCGCCCAGGCTGCTGCTCCTCCTGCTGCGAGATTCTTTTCAGTGGgctacaaataaaataagaaaaaccaatGAATCGAAAATCAAGCTGCTATCCCTTGGACCTGCTTATTGCTAACATAGCTCTTGCTTGCATCGATGGTGCTCTTGCCTCTATTGCATTCTCTCAGGTTTTGtcttgcttttcttcttctttcttgtgTATACCCCTTTACTTTGTATCATTCTTGATGGCATTGGAATTCACAATCTGGGATTGGTAGATAACTGGAATAAGTAATGATGAGTTATTGATTCTGTTTGATTGAATGTACTTAGAATAATTGGGTTTGGGTTGAATTAGTGAAAAGGGGAGATTTTATGTTGTGTTGGAATTTGAgggatagataaaaaaaaaatacttagaaTATTACTAGTGCTTGGTATCggaatttatattttctttcaagcttCCCAATTTGTGATTCTTGCATGTTATATTCTGGGCAAATAGATACCAGTCAAAAGGAGATGTTAGAGTGGAGCTTTGTTCACTAAGGTTTGAAATATGAGCGTGCATTTAAATGGTGGAAATCGTTGTTGAATATATGCTCTGAATTGCTAGAAATTTGTCTACGAACAGTCTGACTTCTACGTCCTCAGtatttttataacaaatttgtaCTAAATTCCTTTGCATGTTAATATTGTTGATTGCCctgctccccccccccccccccccctctttttatttgatttttctgaCATTTACTAGCTATGCACCAGCTTATCAGGATTTTTCTGCGAAATCAACAATCTGGATGGACACGACAAAAAGTAAGCCCTATCTCCTTGCATTAGGCGAAATCCATTCCTGTGAGGCGCCCCTTAAAATCTTTCATATcattttcttctcccttttcgGGATTTTTCACCCTCATGCCATGGCACCCATCGGAGGATATTCTGCTACAGGAAGCTTCAATCCATTGTTGTTATGAAACCGAATGCAAATCATGTTATTTTGTTAGAATCTAGTTTGACTTGTTAAGGATATTCATTTGGTGGTGGGGGTTTTAATTGCAGGTACTCCATCTGATGGTTGGATCTTGCAACTTGGGTAAGTCTAAGGCGTTAGGGTTCATATAGCAAAGATCTTTCTTTATCTCAGTATAGTGTTAAGTGCAATGACTCTTCTGAACTCTTGTTTGGCAAATCATGGTCATTTTAGCAATGAATTAATTCATGGAATAATAGGATTCATAAAAAAGTAATATGTCACAAACCTCCGCATTTATTGTCAATCATTTCACAAGCCAGATGATATCTGGAGAGAATAGCATGCTTTGAGAAATTTTACCATACTGTGCAAAGGTTTGATAGGACTTGCAtttccaattctttttttttttcatgactttCTGAATTTACATCTAGCttttatttgatcaaaatgatgttttagtGCAAGGTTTGGGCACACTACCCTCTCTTTGTACACATTCATATGGATATTGCAACTAGATATGATTCTAAGTATGCAGATCATGATAAATTGGAAAGACACATCCGTTCAAGGAAATTTGCAATGTCTAGGCATTTGGTCTATTGCATGATTaccatgttgattttttaaatcttcCAATTAGCTAATTAACTGATTGGTTTCCTTgatatcttaaaattatttgttattttttagcacTTAATCCCATCTAAACTCTATCAAGCtttctgatttttcattttaaaaaccaCTCTTGAGGACTTCTCAGCTACTCTATATAGTCATCAAAAAGCTGTAACCCTGATCCTGTTGTCTTGATACTGAAAAATTTGGAAGCATTAAGGTATTGTGAAAGAGTGCCCAAAACTATTCCGCAAAAGTAATTAATCTTCAGGATTTTGATTTCTATTCGACAGGTTACTTCATCTACTTTATATCCACCGTCATTGCTACTTGTAATAGGTGGCTTTGCTGGTCTCATGCGTGTGGTTTTATCCTAATGGGTAGGCTTTCCTCTATATTACTTTTATACaggtttttattgtttctgtCTACTTGAGTGGTCTTAGCGAACTTGTGAAATTTCTTGCAGCTTTTCCCAATATTCTGTTTTTTGCAGTGTTTCTACTTCTTCTGTCTTTCTGGTAAGTTTATCAGGACCTTTTAAAGCTTCATTCTATTTTCTGGGTCAGATTATCTATTTTCACTTGCTTTATATGTAAGATAATGTATTTGGTCTTCTTGGTTCTCACATGGAGATCAACGATGACTTTTTCTTTGTCCAACTTGAAGAGAAGATCATACAAGTAGAACATAGTGAAGGATGGATTTACAGCAGAAAGAAATACTTTGATGTGGCTGTAATTAATTTCTGGAGCGTTGAAGAGGCAATACTCATGTAgtaggaagattttttttttgtcctatgTGGTGTACAAATTTTGCAAGGCCAATGCATACTTCTTCAAATGGTGTTTGATGGGTAGATTTGGTGGATAAAGGTCCTGTCTATTATGTTTTCTAGGGATGTGtaagaggaagaaagaaagacagtTAAGAGCGACAAATTAGAGATTAATCAGATAAGGCAAATacataaaaaacagaaattgtaGACTGGGTCAGTTGCAATACATCATTGCTGCCCGAACATCTTTGAACTTCCTTATGTGATTGGTTATTATGTTATGTAAAAAGAAGATGCTCCAGTAGCATGGGATGTAATGGCACAAAAACTTGATTTAGTTCACATATAGAACCAACTTCACCCAATTGAAGCATGATTATTTACATAACATGGTTATTATAATTCCATGCTACTGGAGCTGATTcctattaatttatatcaacTAATCAAcatggttatttatttattatcttgtaGTTCTGGAATTAATCTTGGGAAACTTTGGGCTTTAGATGTCTTTAATTATAGATACTTCATAGTAGGCCAGCATGTTAATATTGCTGGAAGAAATTTGAAGTTCACACGGTACTTTGCACATCatgaatttgattaataaaactAGTGTTCAAATGAATGTGAAGGTCATCTTCTTGGCATTTAAGGCCCTCAGCTACATATATCTTTTTCATGGGTAATGATTTATAGGGTCGACCTTTGCCATCAGGcaaatgaagaagatgatgatgatgaagaaaatagCTCTCAACAGCCTTTGTTGGAAAGTTCAAAGAATAAACCTAGTTCGACGAACACAGATAGTTATTGGAGATGCTGCTCATTCCGTGGCATTCAAGTTGGCAGTCATCAGAAATTTGTTATCGCAGTATGAGAAGTAGTTTTATTTATtctgtgaattttattttcatactcCTTCTATTGATTTTGGACTATCATGACTCTCTGTCCGTAGCTCTGTAGCTCTCTCtctgattatgattttttttcaataatgtaGGTTGTGGTGTTGATCTTTTTCTTAATGCTGTCATTTGCTGTAGTAATCTGGATTGGAGCGGGAAATAATCCAATTGATTCTTCAATAGTTGCTCGGGTATTAAATTTATCTCCTCCTGCTTATAATGATACAGCACATGAAAATAGtagaaccttttctttttaaggatttaattgtTAGTTCTTTAAATCTTCTGGAAGTTGTGAATGAATTGTGTATCGTTTCTGTGAATGACAGAAAAGCTGTGGTAAAATGTATATGACACACGCATTTTATCTTCAGCACTACAAATCATTGTTAATTACCTGAATATACTGGGCAGGTATATGTAGATCTTTTCGCTACTGCAGTCCTTATACTGGGAGGGGCTTTGGGTTGCTATGGTAAGTAACTGCAATATTTTTCCGTGTcagttatatatatttggaaatGACTATGgtatattaaaatatgttaCGATTTGCGAAATATCTACCATAAAGAAATGTGACGTTTTCAGATAAACTTCTGCTCAGCTAAATATTCTATTGATAAGTTGTTTACCAATAGATGTTGGAAGagtaaatttttaatcataaaataaggTTACTGGTTGGTTCCCTGGCCAATGCATGGTtgtaattctttgtttttattattttcagccACTTTTGAGCGTATCTTCTCTGTTGTATGAATTATCATGTCCATTTTTATGCTGATTTTGTGTTATATCTTGTGCATGAATCCTATGGTATTACTTTCGTCGATCCACTTTTTAT is drawn from Populus nigra chromosome 5, ddPopNigr1.1, whole genome shotgun sequence and contains these coding sequences:
- the LOC133693508 gene encoding tobamovirus multiplication protein 1-like; protein product: MNRKSSCYPLDLLIANIALACIDGALASIAFSQLIRIFLRNQQSGWTRQKVLHLMVGSCNLGYFIYFISTVIATCNRWLCWSHACGFILMAFPNILFFAVFLLLLSFWVDLCHQANEEDDDDEENSSQQPLLESSKNKPSSTNTDSYWRCCSFRGIQVGSHQKFVIAVVVLIFFLMLSFAVVIWIGAGNNPIDSSIVARVYVDLFATAVLILGGALGCYGLILFLKLRKVRSETASSEMRKVAGLAVVSVVCFTSSAVVALLTDIPLLYHWSMKNINEVKTLVLLVFYYFIGSSVPSAFVLWVMRELPAPVTNMQAQSRAVTFISYGAEETLNPRHWVAATTSKNQVLKASPI